One genomic segment of Sceloporus undulatus isolate JIND9_A2432 ecotype Alabama unplaced genomic scaffold, SceUnd_v1.1 scaffold_402, whole genome shotgun sequence includes these proteins:
- the LOC121917725 gene encoding leucine-rich repeat, immunoglobulin-like domain and transmembrane domain-containing protein 2: MALVHHIFLLFFLLFLYGTNLAISSCVTGCSCSNDNFGRSLLCMSTSLRKIPADIPQDIKKIRIENSHLTELPRGSFVNVSALQYLWLNFNNITVMHLKSLEYLKNLTELRLQGNKLSSVPWTAFQDTQALKILDLKHNRLDVLPEHALRYLPNLTYLDLSSNQLTVISKDVFYNWPVYQKTQQLEKKVEAISNAVLALHDNPWICDCRLRGFVHFIKSISPPIILMNSYLTCSSPKFRAGKYFHEVELNSCTKPLVSLLESNVTVLVGLNATLTCLVQASPSPVVWWTYTLKHLRGFN, translated from the exons ATGGCCCTCGTGCATCacatatttcttctcttttttcttctcttcctttatgGGACAAATCTGGCGATTTCATCTTGTGTCACAGGATGCTCCTGTTCCAATGATAACTTTGGAAG GAGTTTGCTTTGCATGTCTACATCTTTGAGAAAGATCCCAGCAGACATCCCTCAAGATATCAAAAAAATTAGAATAGAAAACTCTCACCTAACAGAACTGCCTCGTGGGTCATTTGTTAATGTTAGTGCCTTGCAATATCTTTGGCTTAACTTTAATAACATCACAGTCATGCATCTAAAAAGCCTGGAGTACCTGAAGAATTTGACTGAGCTGAGATTGCAGGGGAACAAGTTGAGTTCAGTACCATGGACAGCATTCCAAGACACCCAGGCTTTAAAAATACTGGATCTAAAGCACAACAGGCTTGATGTCCTTCCGGAACATGCCCTCCGCTATCTGCCTAACCTGACCTACTTAGACTTATCTTCCAATCAGCTTACTGTCATCTCCAAGGATGTTTTCTATAACTGGCCTGTGTACCAAAAAACCCAGCAGCTGGAGAAGAAGGTGGAAGCTATTTCCAACGCAGTCTTGGCCTTGCACGATAACCCTTGGATATGTGACTGTCGCCTGCGTGGGTTTGTCCACTTCATCAAATCAATCAGCCCACCAATCATTCTGATGAATTCCTATTTAACTTGTTCAAGTCCCAAATTTAGGGCAGGCAAATATTTCCATGAAGTGGAGTTGAATAGCTGCACAAAGCCCTTAGTATCTCTCCTTGAGTCAAATGTGACCGTGCTAGTTGGACTCAATGCTACTTTGACTTGTTTGGTGCAGGCCAGTCCTTCCCCAGTAGTCTGGTGGACCTACACGCTAAAACACCTACGAGGATTTAATG